In Tissierellales bacterium, a single genomic region encodes these proteins:
- a CDS encoding type IV toxin-antitoxin system AbiEi family antitoxin domain-containing protein, protein MIDIEKIVKEFNKNGGILKTSELNSLGLSSREIKRLLEQGELSKIKKGYYELADAINSEEVIISRLFPKAVIFLESALLHYGYTDRIPFAWQIAVDRNSEKSQYDIDYPIIQPYYQEPKFLNVGKVTYVVDGVDIAIFDRDRTICDVMRYERKLEREVFSNAIMRYIKDPKKNIRHLFEYAKIFNITRKVQSQIGKWL, encoded by the coding sequence ATGATTGATATAGAAAAAATAGTTAAAGAATTTAATAAAAATGGTGGTATTCTGAAGACATCTGAACTTAATAGCTTAGGGCTTAGTAGCCGAGAGATAAAAAGGCTTCTTGAACAAGGAGAACTTTCAAAAATAAAAAAAGGATATTATGAACTTGCGGATGCTATAAACTCAGAGGAAGTTATTATTTCTAGATTGTTTCCAAAAGCTGTAATTTTTTTGGAAAGCGCACTACTTCATTATGGATATACAGATAGAATTCCATTTGCTTGGCAAATTGCAGTTGATAGAAATAGCGAAAAGAGCCAATATGATATTGATTATCCTATTATTCAACCTTATTATCAAGAACCTAAATTCTTGAATGTGGGAAAAGTTACATATGTTGTTGATGGAGTGGATATAGCAATATTTGATAGAGATCGAACGATATGTGATGTGATGCGTTATGAACGTAAGCTTGAACGAGAGGTGTTTTCAAATGCAATTATGCGTTATATTAAAGATCCGAAAAAAAACATAAGGCATCTCTTTGAATACGCAAAAATATTTAATATTACCAGAAAAGTGCAGTCACAGATAGGGAAGTGGTTATAA